A region of Candidatus Palauibacter australiensis DNA encodes the following proteins:
- a CDS encoding sulfurase, producing the protein MAESTARSAGSGSARLEAIWLKSTRKGPMEPVPEATLVAGKGLEGNVDRGGYRQVTLLDADAWETATGEVGVDLAPDARRANLLVRGVDFCETANRVLRIAGCRIRIRGETLPCERMEDAAPGLKAALAPDWRGGAYGMVIEGGPLALGDAVAWES; encoded by the coding sequence ATGGCTGAGTCCACCGCGAGGTCCGCGGGCTCCGGCTCGGCGCGGCTCGAGGCGATCTGGCTCAAGTCGACGCGGAAGGGCCCCATGGAGCCGGTCCCGGAAGCCACCCTCGTCGCGGGGAAGGGACTGGAGGGGAACGTCGACCGCGGCGGCTACCGGCAGGTGACGCTCCTCGATGCGGACGCCTGGGAGACGGCGACGGGGGAGGTCGGCGTCGACCTGGCGCCGGATGCCCGCCGGGCCAACCTGCTCGTGCGGGGCGTCGACTTCTGCGAGACGGCGAACCGGGTGCTGCGGATCGCGGGCTGCCGCATCCGCATCCGGGGCGAGACGCTGCCCTGCGAGCGCATGGAGGACGCGGCGCCCGGGCTGAAGGCGGCGTTGGCGCCCGACTGGCGCGGTGGCGCATACGGGATGGTGATCGAGGGCGGTCCCCTCGCCCTCGGCGATGCGGTGGCCTGGGAATCCTGA